One genomic segment of Amycolatopsis sp. Hca4 includes these proteins:
- a CDS encoding ricin-type beta-trefoil lectin domain protein, with protein sequence MFRSARAAAAAVLLVVAGGVVAAAPAAQAATSITVNGGSGGRTFDGVGAVSGGGGNSRLLIDYPEPQRGQILDYLFKPGYGAALQILKVEMGGDTNSTSGAEPSHAHFRGDLDCNRGYEWWLMEQAKARNPGIKLVGLPWGAPGWIGNGTFFSNDLTDYYLSWLGCAKQHGLTIDYLTSVQNEKQWSADWTVTLRNALNANGYSAVKIISGDSWPGDWGPASAISTNTAYRNATDVLSAHYTCGYLSAQTSCSVPANVTNTGKTLWSSENGSQDYNDGAKPLARGINRVYLDGKMTAYLNWDLIAAVTPNIPWPTVGLILANQPWSGYYSVGKDAWALAHTTQFTAPGWKYLDASSGYLGGNRSNGSYVSLKSPNNTDYSTIIETMDATSAQTLNLNVTGGLSTGQVHVWATNLNSNNGSDHFVHSADITPNGGAFSLTAQPGYLYTITTTTGQGKGTATSPPQGSLNLPYSDDFDSYAKGKEAKYLMDMEGAFETAACGAGRAGTCVRQAATQKTIPWKKFVDPYALLGNIAWSNYTLSTDVLLEKSGYVELLGRAGSQDTGNQGALNAYYFRISDTGAWSLRRNNTSQQNTTLRTGTTTALGTGSWHKLALGFSGTTITVSVDGTVLGTVTDSTFPAGQVGIGTAVGETAQFDNLEVAGSGGGSTSVLRNTGAGRCLDVPNVSQTNGTQVTLWDCNGGSNQQWTLTSGKQLQVYGSKCLDAEGAATSAGTRAIIWDCTGGTNQQWNAAADGTITGVQSGLCLAPSGNGTGNSTPVTLQACTGANTQKWTRS encoded by the coding sequence ATGTTCCGGAGCGCGCGAGCCGCGGCCGCGGCGGTGCTCTTGGTCGTGGCCGGCGGCGTGGTCGCCGCGGCACCGGCCGCACAGGCCGCCACCTCGATCACGGTCAACGGCGGATCGGGCGGCCGCACGTTCGACGGCGTCGGCGCGGTGAGCGGCGGCGGGGGCAACAGCCGCCTGCTGATCGACTACCCGGAGCCGCAGCGCGGCCAGATCCTCGACTACCTGTTCAAGCCCGGCTACGGCGCCGCCCTGCAGATCCTCAAGGTGGAAATGGGCGGGGACACCAACTCCACCAGCGGCGCCGAGCCCAGCCACGCCCACTTCCGCGGCGACCTGGACTGCAACCGCGGGTACGAGTGGTGGCTCATGGAGCAGGCGAAGGCCCGCAACCCCGGGATCAAGCTGGTGGGCCTGCCCTGGGGCGCGCCGGGCTGGATCGGCAACGGCACCTTCTTCTCCAACGACCTGACCGACTACTACCTGTCGTGGCTGGGGTGCGCGAAGCAGCACGGGCTGACCATCGACTACCTCACGTCGGTCCAGAACGAGAAGCAGTGGAGCGCCGACTGGACGGTCACCCTGCGGAACGCGCTCAACGCCAACGGGTACAGCGCGGTGAAGATCATCTCCGGTGACTCGTGGCCGGGGGACTGGGGGCCGGCGAGCGCGATCTCGACGAACACCGCCTACCGCAACGCCACCGACGTGCTCAGCGCCCACTACACGTGCGGCTACCTCAGCGCGCAGACCTCCTGCAGCGTCCCGGCGAACGTCACCAACACCGGCAAGACGCTGTGGTCGAGCGAAAACGGCTCCCAGGACTACAACGACGGCGCCAAGCCGCTGGCCCGCGGGATCAACCGCGTCTACCTCGACGGCAAGATGACCGCCTACCTCAACTGGGACCTGATCGCCGCCGTCACCCCGAACATCCCGTGGCCGACGGTGGGCCTGATCCTGGCCAACCAGCCGTGGTCCGGGTACTACTCCGTCGGCAAGGACGCGTGGGCGCTGGCGCACACGACGCAGTTCACCGCGCCCGGCTGGAAGTACCTCGACGCCTCCAGCGGGTACCTCGGCGGCAACCGTTCCAACGGCAGCTACGTCTCGCTGAAGTCGCCGAACAACACCGACTACAGCACGATCATCGAGACGATGGACGCGACCTCGGCCCAGACGCTGAACCTGAACGTCACCGGCGGCCTGTCCACCGGCCAGGTGCACGTGTGGGCGACCAACCTCAACTCGAACAACGGCAGCGACCACTTCGTCCACAGCGCCGACATCACGCCGAACGGCGGCGCCTTCTCCCTGACCGCCCAGCCCGGCTACCTCTACACGATCACGACGACCACCGGGCAGGGCAAGGGCACCGCGACCAGCCCGCCGCAGGGCTCGCTGAACCTGCCCTACAGCGACGACTTCGACTCCTACGCCAAGGGCAAGGAAGCCAAGTACCTGATGGACATGGAGGGCGCCTTCGAGACCGCCGCCTGCGGGGCGGGCCGCGCCGGGACGTGCGTGCGCCAGGCCGCGACGCAGAAGACGATCCCGTGGAAGAAGTTCGTCGACCCGTACGCGCTGCTGGGCAACATCGCCTGGAGCAACTACACCCTCAGCACGGACGTGCTGCTGGAGAAGTCCGGGTACGTCGAGCTCCTCGGCCGGGCCGGCTCGCAGGACACCGGCAACCAGGGCGCGCTGAACGCGTACTACTTCCGGATCAGCGACACCGGCGCCTGGTCGCTCCGGCGCAACAACACCAGCCAGCAGAACACCACCCTGCGCACCGGCACCACGACCGCGCTCGGCACCGGCAGCTGGCACAAGCTGGCACTGGGCTTCTCGGGTACCACGATCACCGTTTCGGTCGACGGCACGGTGCTCGGCACGGTCACCGACAGCACCTTCCCGGCCGGCCAGGTCGGCATCGGCACGGCGGTCGGGGAGACCGCGCAGTTCGACAACCTCGAGGTCGCCGGCTCGGGCGGCGGGTCGACGTCGGTGCTGCGCAACACCGGGGCCGGGCGCTGCCTCGACGTCCCGAACGTGTCCCAGACCAACGGCACGCAGGTGACCCTGTGGGACTGCAACGGTGGCAGCAACCAGCAGTGGACGCTCACCTCGGGCAAGCAGCTGCAGGTCTACGGCAGCAAGTGCCTCGACGCCGAGGGCGCGGCGACGAGCGCCGGGACCCGGGCGATCATCTGGGACTGCACGGGCGGCACCAACCAGCAGTGGAACGCCGCCGCCGACGGCACGATCACCGGTGTCCAATCCGGACTGTGCCTCGCTCCGAGCGGGAACGGCACCGGGAACAGCACGCCGGTCACGCTGCAGGCCTGCACCGGCGCGAACACCCAGAAGTGGACGCGGAGCTAG
- a CDS encoding aldehyde dehydrogenase family protein, which produces MTGFTVPALRSGLPIGPGWLTGTDTAPVVFPYDGSVVAHAPVGSAAHAGAALDAGAAAVKRVGALTSAARRSILLDVETAVRARSAEFTELLVAETGKTRADCALELSRTLFTWSATAEEVAHIHGETVPLDIQESGAGLIGYWNRRPIGLVVGIAGFNAPLLLASHKIAPSIAAGCPVIRKPAPATPLSALWLAELVREAAERHGAPPEIVQVVTGDAEVGRRLVTDPRVAAVSFTGSAAVGHRIAKDAAPRKVLLELGSNAALVVAPDADLEKAAEAVLRGGFYFNGQACIAVQRVIVCEPVREEFVARLTAGIGELTTGDPRDPATRVAPLIDEASTDRALSWIEKAEQAGAKLLAGGRRAGRAIEPTILLDVPEQEEAWCEEIFAPVVALRSVPDLPAAFDLVNRSRYGLHASVYTRSLATAFKAVAELEVGGVIVNEAPGFRSDIMPYGGIKDSGVGREGPRFAIEELTVTRMAVIRPE; this is translated from the coding sequence ATGACGGGCTTCACCGTTCCGGCACTGCGGTCCGGGCTGCCGATCGGGCCGGGGTGGCTCACCGGCACCGATACGGCACCGGTGGTGTTCCCCTACGACGGATCGGTGGTGGCGCACGCCCCGGTCGGTTCGGCCGCCCACGCCGGCGCCGCCCTCGACGCGGGCGCGGCGGCCGTCAAGCGGGTCGGTGCGCTGACCTCGGCGGCGCGCCGGTCGATCCTGCTGGACGTCGAGACCGCCGTCCGCGCGCGTTCGGCCGAGTTCACCGAGCTGCTGGTCGCCGAGACCGGCAAGACCCGCGCCGACTGCGCGCTCGAGCTGTCCCGGACGCTGTTCACCTGGTCGGCGACCGCGGAGGAGGTCGCCCACATCCACGGCGAGACGGTGCCGCTGGACATCCAGGAATCCGGAGCGGGCCTGATCGGCTACTGGAACCGCAGGCCGATCGGCCTGGTGGTGGGCATCGCGGGCTTCAACGCCCCGCTGCTGCTGGCCAGCCACAAGATCGCCCCGTCGATCGCGGCGGGCTGCCCGGTGATCCGCAAGCCGGCCCCGGCCACCCCGTTGTCGGCGCTCTGGCTGGCGGAGCTGGTCCGGGAGGCGGCGGAGCGGCACGGCGCACCGCCGGAGATCGTCCAGGTGGTGACCGGGGACGCCGAGGTGGGCCGCAGGCTGGTGACCGACCCGAGGGTGGCGGCGGTGTCGTTCACCGGCTCGGCGGCGGTCGGCCACCGCATCGCGAAGGACGCGGCGCCCCGCAAGGTGCTCCTGGAGCTGGGGTCGAACGCGGCGCTGGTGGTGGCCCCCGACGCGGATCTGGAGAAGGCGGCCGAAGCCGTCCTCCGCGGCGGCTTCTACTTCAACGGGCAGGCGTGCATCGCGGTGCAGCGGGTGATCGTGTGCGAGCCGGTCCGCGAGGAGTTCGTCGCCCGGTTGACGGCGGGCATCGGCGAGCTCACCACCGGCGACCCCCGCGACCCGGCCACCCGGGTGGCTCCCCTGATCGACGAAGCGTCGACGGACCGCGCGCTGAGCTGGATCGAGAAGGCGGAGCAGGCGGGCGCGAAGCTCCTGGCGGGCGGCCGCCGGGCGGGCCGCGCCATCGAGCCGACGATCCTGCTCGACGTCCCGGAGCAGGAGGAGGCGTGGTGCGAGGAGATCTTCGCGCCGGTGGTGGCCCTCCGCTCGGTCCCGGACCTGCCGGCGGCGTTCGACCTGGTCAACCGGTCGCGTTACGGCCTCCACGCGAGCGTGTACACCCGCTCCCTGGCCACGGCGTTCAAGGCGGTGGCGGAGCTGGAGGTCGGCGGCGTGATCGTGAACGAGGCCCCCGGCTTCCGCTCGGACATCATGCCGTACGGCGGCATCAAGGACTCCGGCGTGGGCCGTGAAGGCCCCCGCTTCGCGATCGAAGAACTGACCGTCACCCGCATGGCCGTGATCCGGCCGGAATGA
- a CDS encoding GNAT family N-acetyltransferase, protein MDEVPVVTGRLVVRRFEAGDVRAFEAYRSDPEVARYQSWDVPVPDAADLVAEFAAAQEGAPGWFQYAVALRDGGGLIGDVGVCVHDNRMQAELGFTLARVHQGRGYATEAVRAVLARVLRSGIRRVSAECDARNTASARLLERLGFVREGFRRRHTWLKGEWTDDLLFGLLAEDGGPDLFGCRPDLVVSDLAASVAFYADVLGFRVGWRWSEGQGRFLADAEPTEPGTALVGRDHVQLMLTQLAGPHPTRLHLDIPTAAGVDRLFREWRERGAEIAEPPAVRPWGMYEMRVHDPDGTVLRVSSPPAS, encoded by the coding sequence GTGGACGAGGTGCCCGTGGTGACCGGACGCCTGGTCGTGCGCCGGTTCGAGGCCGGGGACGTGCGGGCGTTCGAGGCCTACCGCTCGGACCCCGAGGTGGCTCGCTACCAGTCGTGGGACGTGCCGGTGCCGGACGCCGCGGACCTCGTGGCGGAGTTCGCGGCGGCGCAGGAGGGGGCGCCCGGCTGGTTCCAGTACGCCGTGGCGCTCCGGGACGGCGGCGGCCTGATCGGGGACGTCGGTGTCTGCGTCCACGACAACCGGATGCAGGCCGAGCTGGGGTTCACCCTCGCCAGGGTCCACCAGGGACGGGGGTATGCGACCGAGGCCGTGCGCGCGGTGCTGGCCCGCGTGCTCCGGAGCGGGATCCGCCGCGTCTCGGCGGAGTGCGACGCCCGGAACACCGCGTCGGCGCGGCTGCTGGAACGGCTCGGGTTCGTCCGGGAGGGGTTCCGCCGCCGGCACACCTGGCTCAAGGGCGAGTGGACCGACGACCTGCTGTTCGGGTTGCTCGCCGAGGACGGCGGGCCCGACCTCTTCGGGTGCCGGCCCGACCTGGTGGTGAGCGACCTGGCGGCGAGTGTCGCGTTCTACGCCGACGTGCTGGGGTTCCGGGTCGGCTGGCGGTGGTCGGAGGGGCAGGGCCGGTTCCTCGCCGATGCCGAGCCGACCGAGCCGGGAACCGCGCTCGTCGGGCGCGACCACGTGCAGCTGATGCTCACCCAGCTCGCGGGACCGCACCCGACCCGGCTGCACCTGGACATCCCGACGGCCGCGGGCGTGGACCGGCTGTTCCGGGAGTGGCGCGAGCGCGGGGCGGAGATCGCGGAGCCGCCGGCCGTCCGCCCGTGGGGGATGTACGAGATGCGGGTCCACGACCCGGACGGCACCGTGCTCCGGGTGAGCTCGCCACCGGCAAGCTGA
- a CDS encoding PaaX family transcriptional regulator C-terminal domain-containing protein yields MTVPPSGPLPRSQQGAEPQLLLTSLLGDFWYWRDEHIPSAALVQLLGEFDISPASARAAIRRLAARGLLTVSRSGRTTAYGIPARTSEVIIERTHRMLTFGTTAPEWDGQWTVVTFSVPEQDRGLRTALRSRLRVLRFAALYDGVWISPHDLAEPALAALRELDLRSATVFRATEVPGPAAAATAFDLGPLAREYEQFVERYEEVLTGLDAGLISPAQALRTRTELRVDWRRFPETDPDLPAELLPADWARDRAQKVFLEIYDRLGPLAEFRFRQVLADTDPALAGLAAHHDSAKVAALFAALGDRHPAGDTPFEQAAEARRLDDARRG; encoded by the coding sequence ATGACAGTGCCGCCCTCGGGCCCGCTGCCCCGCTCCCAGCAGGGAGCCGAGCCGCAGCTGCTGCTCACCTCGCTGCTGGGCGACTTCTGGTACTGGCGCGACGAGCACATCCCGTCGGCCGCGCTGGTCCAGCTGCTCGGCGAGTTCGACATCAGCCCGGCGAGCGCGCGGGCGGCGATCCGCCGGCTCGCCGCGCGCGGCCTGCTGACGGTGTCCCGCAGCGGCCGCACGACCGCCTACGGCATCCCCGCCAGGACGTCCGAGGTGATCATCGAGCGCACACACCGGATGCTGACCTTCGGCACGACCGCCCCGGAGTGGGACGGGCAGTGGACGGTGGTCACGTTCTCGGTGCCGGAGCAGGACCGCGGCCTGCGCACGGCGCTGCGGTCACGGCTGCGCGTCCTGCGGTTCGCCGCGCTGTACGACGGGGTCTGGATCAGCCCGCACGACCTCGCCGAGCCGGCACTGGCGGCGTTGCGCGAGCTGGACCTGCGTAGTGCGACGGTGTTCCGCGCCACCGAGGTCCCCGGCCCGGCCGCGGCGGCCACCGCCTTCGACCTCGGGCCGCTGGCCCGGGAGTACGAGCAGTTCGTCGAGCGCTACGAAGAGGTGCTGACCGGCCTGGACGCGGGCCTGATCAGCCCGGCGCAGGCGTTGCGCACCCGCACCGAGCTGCGCGTGGACTGGCGCCGGTTCCCGGAGACGGACCCGGACCTGCCGGCCGAGCTGCTGCCCGCGGACTGGGCGCGCGACCGGGCCCAGAAGGTGTTCCTGGAGATCTACGACCGCCTCGGCCCGCTCGCGGAGTTCCGCTTCCGCCAGGTACTGGCCGACACGGACCCGGCGCTGGCCGGCCTGGCCGCCCACCACGACTCGGCCAAGGTGGCCGCGCTGTTCGCGGCCCTCGGCGACCGCCACCCGGCCGGGGACACGCCGTTCGAGCAGGCCGCGGAGGCCCGCCGCCTGGACGACGCCCGCCGCGGGTGA
- a CDS encoding endo-1,4-beta-xylanase, with protein MTTRSPRRLRAAGTLLAAAALSATALVLSPGVAGAAGTLGAAAAQTGRYFGAAISTGHLGEATYVNTWTAEFNGVTPENEMKWDTVEPNRNQFNFAPADRIVSQARGQGMKIRGHTLVWYQQLAPWVGGLDAGNLRSAMLNHIAQVAGHWKGQVIAWDVVNEAFEENGTRRQATFQQKLGDGYIEDAFRAARTADPGAKLCYNDYNTDGINAKSTGIYNMVRDFKSRGVPIDCVGFQSHLGSNSNLGSYQANLQRFADLGVDVQITELDVGGSGSGQANVYRQVTQACLAVSRCTGITVWGVTDKYSWRSGDTPLLFDGNYGKKQAYTAVLDTLNGGNPGPGGSTGPVRAVASNRCLDVPGSSTTAGTQVQIWDCNNGANQQWTRGSAGELSVYSGGTKRCLDTAGGGTAAGTAAVIANCTGGTGQKWTFTGNGTVSHGQSGLCLDVTGAATANGTKVIVWTCNGGGNQRWAVG; from the coding sequence ATGACCACCCGTTCACCCCGGCGGCTCCGGGCCGCCGGCACCCTCCTCGCGGCGGCCGCGCTGTCGGCGACCGCACTGGTGCTGTCGCCCGGCGTCGCCGGGGCGGCGGGCACGCTCGGGGCCGCGGCGGCGCAGACCGGCCGGTACTTCGGCGCCGCCATCTCGACTGGCCACCTGGGCGAAGCGACGTACGTGAACACGTGGACCGCGGAGTTCAACGGCGTCACGCCGGAGAACGAGATGAAGTGGGACACGGTCGAGCCCAACCGCAACCAGTTCAATTTCGCGCCCGCGGACCGGATCGTGAGCCAGGCACGCGGCCAGGGGATGAAGATCCGCGGGCACACCCTGGTGTGGTACCAGCAGCTGGCGCCCTGGGTCGGCGGGCTGGACGCGGGCAACCTGCGTTCGGCCATGCTGAACCACATCGCCCAGGTGGCCGGGCACTGGAAGGGCCAGGTCATCGCCTGGGACGTGGTCAACGAGGCGTTCGAGGAGAACGGCACCCGCCGGCAGGCGACCTTCCAGCAGAAGCTCGGCGACGGCTACATCGAGGACGCCTTCCGCGCGGCCCGCACCGCCGACCCGGGCGCCAAGCTCTGCTACAACGACTACAACACCGACGGCATCAACGCGAAGAGCACCGGCATCTACAACATGGTGCGGGACTTCAAGAGCCGCGGCGTGCCGATCGACTGCGTGGGCTTCCAGAGCCACCTGGGCTCGAACTCCAACCTCGGCAGCTACCAGGCGAACCTGCAGCGCTTCGCCGACCTGGGTGTCGACGTGCAGATCACCGAGCTGGACGTCGGCGGCTCGGGATCCGGGCAGGCGAACGTCTACCGGCAGGTCACCCAGGCGTGCCTGGCGGTGTCCCGGTGCACGGGCATCACCGTCTGGGGCGTCACGGACAAGTACTCGTGGCGCTCGGGCGACACCCCGCTGCTGTTCGACGGCAACTACGGCAAGAAGCAGGCGTACACGGCGGTCCTCGACACGCTCAACGGCGGCAACCCCGGTCCCGGCGGGAGTACCGGTCCGGTGCGCGCGGTGGCCTCGAACCGCTGCCTGGACGTGCCCGGCTCGTCGACCACCGCGGGGACCCAGGTGCAGATCTGGGACTGCAACAACGGGGCGAACCAGCAGTGGACCCGCGGCAGCGCGGGCGAGCTGAGCGTCTACTCCGGCGGGACGAAACGCTGCCTGGACACCGCGGGCGGCGGGACCGCGGCGGGCACGGCGGCGGTCATCGCGAACTGCACCGGCGGAACCGGTCAGAAGTGGACGTTCACCGGGAACGGGACGGTCAGCCACGGCCAGTCGGGGCTGTGCCTGGACGTCACCGGCGCGGCCACCGCCAACGGCACCAAGGTGATCGTCTGGACCTGCAACGGCGGCGGCAACCAGCGGTGGGCGGTGGGCTGA
- a CDS encoding DUF4230 domain-containing protein, with product MGAWGRRLVALGVAVVVLVAAVLVASAVHLLPQLRNPFAEKTEEHSGPVLLQSIVELSRYEAASGSFQVVVDITTSSILPSFLAGSDTLFIGVGTDNAYVDFSRLKGDAVQVSDDRQSATITLGHAQLEPATLDVHESHVYAQQQGLFTWINEFLTGNPNSQQALYELAQKQIQAAAAKSSLVADAERNTRTMLTGLLQSLGFKNITVKYADNNPG from the coding sequence ATGGGTGCTTGGGGCAGACGGCTCGTCGCGTTGGGCGTGGCAGTGGTGGTGCTGGTGGCAGCGGTACTGGTCGCATCGGCGGTGCACCTGTTACCCCAGTTGCGCAATCCGTTCGCCGAAAAGACCGAAGAGCACTCGGGTCCGGTGCTGCTGCAGTCGATCGTGGAGCTCTCCCGCTACGAGGCGGCCAGCGGTTCGTTCCAGGTGGTCGTCGACATCACGACCAGTTCCATCCTGCCGAGCTTCCTGGCCGGCAGCGACACGCTGTTCATCGGCGTCGGCACGGACAACGCGTACGTGGACTTCTCGCGGCTGAAGGGCGACGCGGTCCAGGTCTCCGACGACCGCCAGTCCGCCACGATCACCCTGGGCCACGCCCAGCTGGAACCGGCGACGCTGGACGTGCACGAGTCGCACGTGTACGCGCAGCAGCAGGGTCTGTTCACCTGGATCAACGAGTTCCTGACCGGCAACCCGAACTCGCAGCAGGCGCTGTACGAACTCGCCCAGAAGCAGATCCAGGCGGCGGCCGCGAAGAGCTCACTGGTGGCGGACGCGGAGCGGAACACGCGGACGATGCTGACCGGGCTGCTGCAGTCGCTGGGCTTCAAGAACATCACCGTGAAGTACGCGGACAACAATCCCGGCTGA
- a CDS encoding arabinofuranosidase catalytic domain-containing protein yields the protein MKSRWSRMWPAVVIAAGAVAGTATASQAATQGPCDIYAAGGTPCVAAHSTTRALYGAYSGALYQVRRASDNTTRDIGVQSAGGVADAAAQDAFCAGTTCLITVIYDQSGRNNRLTQAPPGGFSGPAAGGYDNLASATAAPITIGGQKAYGVFVAPGTGYRNNNATGTATGDQPEGMYAIFDGTHYNGGCCFDYGNAERNSRDNGNGTMEAIYFGNIKVWGYGAGNGPWIMADLENGLFSGVNQRYNANDPSISHRYLTAIVKGGPNHWAIRGGNAQSGGVSTFYDGVRPNVSGYNPMRKEGAIILGTGGDNSIGSAGTFYEGVMTSGYPSDATENAVQANIVAAGYGTGGSTTGTGPVHAVGAGKCLSGAAQGTQLQIAGCTGQPNQTWTRTSDGRLTATIGGATLCLDASGQGTSAGTKVVTWACNGQGNQQWTVNANGTVTGVQSGLCLDVTGASTAEGAPVELWTCNGGSNQQWTLG from the coding sequence ATGAAGAGCCGCTGGAGCAGGATGTGGCCGGCCGTGGTGATCGCCGCGGGCGCGGTGGCCGGCACGGCGACGGCGTCACAGGCTGCCACCCAGGGACCGTGTGACATCTACGCGGCGGGCGGAACGCCGTGTGTGGCCGCGCATTCCACCACCCGGGCGTTGTACGGCGCCTACAGCGGAGCGCTGTACCAGGTCCGGCGGGCCTCGGACAACACCACGCGGGACATCGGCGTGCAGAGCGCCGGCGGGGTGGCGGACGCGGCCGCGCAGGACGCGTTCTGCGCGGGGACCACCTGCCTGATCACGGTCATCTACGACCAGTCCGGCCGGAACAACCGGCTCACCCAGGCCCCGCCGGGCGGGTTCTCCGGCCCGGCCGCGGGCGGCTACGACAACCTCGCCAGTGCCACCGCCGCGCCGATCACCATCGGCGGGCAGAAGGCGTACGGCGTGTTCGTGGCGCCGGGTACCGGCTACCGCAACAACAACGCCACCGGGACCGCGACCGGCGACCAGCCCGAGGGTATGTACGCGATCTTCGACGGCACGCACTACAACGGTGGTTGCTGCTTCGACTACGGCAACGCCGAGCGCAACAGCCGGGACAACGGCAACGGCACGATGGAAGCGATCTACTTCGGCAACATCAAGGTGTGGGGGTACGGCGCCGGGAACGGGCCGTGGATCATGGCCGACCTGGAGAACGGCCTGTTCTCCGGCGTCAACCAGCGCTACAACGCCAACGACCCCAGCATCAGCCACCGGTACCTCACGGCGATCGTCAAGGGCGGCCCCAACCACTGGGCGATCCGGGGCGGCAACGCCCAGTCCGGCGGGGTGTCGACGTTCTACGACGGCGTGCGGCCCAACGTGTCCGGCTACAACCCGATGCGCAAGGAAGGCGCGATCATCCTCGGCACCGGCGGTGACAACAGCATCGGCTCCGCCGGCACGTTCTACGAAGGCGTGATGACGTCCGGGTACCCCTCGGACGCGACGGAGAACGCGGTGCAGGCCAACATCGTCGCGGCGGGCTACGGCACCGGCGGCAGCACCACCGGCACCGGCCCGGTGCACGCGGTCGGCGCGGGCAAGTGCCTGTCCGGCGCCGCCCAGGGCACTCAGCTGCAGATCGCCGGGTGCACCGGCCAGCCGAACCAGACCTGGACGCGCACCTCGGACGGCAGGCTGACGGCCACGATCGGCGGGGCGACCCTGTGCCTGGACGCCTCCGGCCAGGGCACCAGCGCGGGCACGAAGGTGGTGACCTGGGCCTGCAACGGGCAGGGCAACCAGCAGTGGACCGTCAACGCCAACGGCACGGTCACCGGTGTCCAATCCGGACTGTGCCTGGACGTCACCGGTGCCTCCACGGCCGAGGGCGCGCCGGTCGAGCTGTGGACCTGCAACGGCGGCAGCAACCAGCAGTGGACGCTGGGCTGA
- a CDS encoding glycoside hydrolase family 6 protein, with translation MAAGGLAAVAVTGVVATTTWAGAQAAASAYYVDPGTNAAKWVAANPGDSRAAVIRDRIAAVPQARWFTTTNTSTVRSEVDAYTGAAAAAGKIPILVVYDIPNRDCGGASSGGAPSHDAYRAWIDQVSAGLAGRPAAIVLEPDVLPQMTSCQNSDQQRQTSASMAYAGKKLKAGSSQAKVYFDIGHSAWLSPADAASRLRAADISNSADGISTNVSNYRSTSDEVAYDKAVLGQLGDSRLKAVIDTSRNGNGPQGSEWCDPGGRAIGTPSTNQTGDAQIDAFLWVKPPGEADGCIATAGQFVPQRAYDLAIAAGPIQTTTPTTPTTPTTPTTPTTPTTPTTTTPQPTGGCRVTHRVVSSWPTGYTGEIVIENRGAALTSWTLKFSAPGVTVTNGWNGTWTDGGDVVTVANAAWNGNLGTNATTTLGYNADYSGGTPPFQQPTLNGTACS, from the coding sequence GTGGCCGCCGGCGGGCTCGCCGCCGTCGCCGTCACCGGCGTCGTCGCCACGACCACGTGGGCCGGCGCGCAGGCCGCCGCCTCGGCGTACTACGTCGACCCGGGCACCAACGCGGCCAAGTGGGTCGCGGCCAACCCCGGCGACTCGCGCGCCGCGGTCATCCGCGACCGGATCGCCGCGGTACCGCAGGCGCGGTGGTTCACCACCACCAACACCTCGACCGTGCGCAGCGAGGTCGACGCCTACACCGGCGCGGCCGCCGCGGCGGGCAAGATCCCGATCCTGGTCGTCTACGACATCCCCAACCGCGACTGCGGCGGCGCGAGCAGCGGCGGCGCGCCGTCCCACGACGCCTACCGGGCCTGGATCGACCAGGTGTCGGCCGGTCTCGCGGGCCGGCCCGCGGCCATCGTGCTCGAGCCCGACGTGCTCCCGCAGATGACGAGCTGCCAGAACAGCGACCAGCAGCGCCAGACCTCGGCGTCGATGGCCTACGCGGGCAAGAAGCTGAAGGCCGGCTCCTCGCAGGCGAAGGTGTACTTCGACATCGGCCACTCCGCCTGGCTCTCCCCCGCCGACGCCGCCTCGCGGCTGCGGGCCGCCGACATCTCCAACAGCGCCGACGGCATCTCCACCAACGTGTCCAACTACCGCTCGACGTCCGACGAAGTCGCCTACGACAAGGCGGTCCTCGGCCAGCTCGGCGACTCGCGACTGAAGGCCGTGATCGACACGAGCCGCAACGGCAACGGGCCGCAGGGCAGCGAGTGGTGCGACCCCGGCGGGCGGGCGATCGGCACGCCGAGCACCAACCAGACCGGCGACGCCCAGATCGACGCGTTCCTGTGGGTCAAGCCGCCGGGCGAGGCGGACGGCTGCATCGCCACGGCCGGCCAGTTCGTGCCCCAGCGGGCCTACGACCTCGCCATCGCCGCCGGGCCGATCCAGACCACCACCCCGACGACGCCGACCACTCCGACCACGCCGACGACCCCCACCACGCCGACCACGCCCACCACCACGACCCCGCAGCCGACCGGGGGCTGCAGAGTCACCCACCGGGTGGTCAGCAGCTGGCCGACCGGGTACACCGGCGAGATCGTCATCGAGAACCGCGGCGCTGCCCTGACGAGCTGGACGCTGAAGTTCTCCGCGCCCGGCGTGACCGTCACCAACGGCTGGAACGGCACCTGGACCGACGGCGGCGACGTCGTCACGGTGGCCAACGCGGCGTGGAACGGCAACCTGGGCACGAACGCGACGACCACGCTCGGCTACAACGCGGACTACAGCGGTGGCACACCGCCGTTCCAGCAGCCGACGCTCAACGGGACGGCCTGCTCCTGA